In one window of Mercurialis annua linkage group LG4, ddMerAnnu1.2, whole genome shotgun sequence DNA:
- the LOC126677762 gene encoding ubiquitin receptor RAD23c isoform X2, producing MKVFVKTLKGTNFEIEVKPEDTVEDVKKNVEKIQGRDVYPAEQQMLIYQGKVLKDNTTLEENKVAENTFIVVMLSKTKVSPGGVSTVSSAQTSQAQPASTLPPTTTQPATTAQSPAPTAEIPQSASESTPAVVNPISSETDIYGQAASNLVAGSNLESTVQQILDMGGGSWDRETVVRALRAAFNNPARAVEYLYSGIPEQAEVQPVPRVPASAQAANPPAPAQQLPAPTSVGPNANPLDLFPQGLPAMGSNASSAGTLDFLRNSQQFQALRAMVQANPQILQPMLQELGKQNPHLMRLIQEHQADFLRLINEPVEGEGDPLGQLASSVPQAVSVTPEEREAIERLEAMGFERTLVLEVFFACNKNEELAANYLLDHMHEFEE from the exons ATGAAGGTTTTTGTGAAAACTCTGAAAGGAACTAATTTCGAGATCGAAGTTAAACCTGAAGACACG GTGGAAGATGTGAAGAAAAACGTAGAGAAAATACAAGGTAGAGATGTATACCCAGCTGAACAACAGATGTTAATTTATCAGGGAAAAGTACTCAAGGATAATACAACACTTGAGGAAAATAAAGTTGCTGAAAATACTTTTATCGTCGTTATGCTGAGCAAG ACCAAAGTATCTCCTGGTGGAGTGTCAACTGTCTCATCCGCACAAACAAGTCAA GCTCAACCTGCAAGTACTTTGCCTCCTACCACAACACAACCAGCAACAACTGCTCAATCTCCTGCACCAACTGCAGAGAT ACCACAATCCGCTTCTGAATCTACACCTGCTGTAGTTAATCCTATTTC TTCAGAAACGGACATATATGGACAAGCAGCCTCAAATCTCGTTGCAGGAAGTAATTTAGAGTCTACTGTTCAACAGATACTGGACATGGGAGGAGGAAGTTGGGATCGTGAAACTGTTGTGCGTGCTCTGCGTGCTGCATTTAACAACCCTGCAAGGGCTGTTGAGTATCTATACTCT GGGATTCCTGAGCAAGCAGAAGTCCAACCAGTACCCCGAGTTCCTGCTAGTGCGCAGGCTGCAAATCCACCTGCCCCAGCTCAACAACTACCTGCCCCAACCAGTGTTGGGCCCAATGCTAACCCTTTAGATCTTTTCCCACAG GGTCTTCCCGCTATGGGATCCAATGCTTCTAGTGCAGGCACGTTGGATTTTTTGCGCAATAGTCAACAG TTCCAAGCTTTGCGAGCCATGGTGCAAGCAAACCCCCAAATCCTCCAG CCTATGCTTCAGGAACTAGGGAAGCAGAATCCACACCTTATGCGGCTTATTCAAGAACACCAAGCTGACTTCTTGCGGTTGATAAATGAACCTGTTGAAGGAGAGGG GGACCCGCTTGGTCAGTTGGCCTCATCAGTTCCCCAAGCTGTCTCTGTGACCCCTGAGGAGCGTGAAGCAATTGAACGA CTTGAAGCAATGGGCTTTGAACGAACTTTAGTATTGGAGGTGTTCTTTGCATGCAACAAGAATGAAGAACTGGCAGCCAACTATCTACTAGACCACATGCATGAGTTTGAGGAATGA
- the LOC126677762 gene encoding ubiquitin receptor RAD23c isoform X1: protein MKVFVKTLKGTNFEIEVKPEDTVEDVKKNVEKIQGRDVYPAEQQMLIYQGKVLKDNTTLEENKVAENTFIVVMLSKTKVSPGGVSTVSSAQTSQAQPASTLPPTTTQPATTAQSPAPTAEIPQSASESTPAVVNPISSSETDIYGQAASNLVAGSNLESTVQQILDMGGGSWDRETVVRALRAAFNNPARAVEYLYSGIPEQAEVQPVPRVPASAQAANPPAPAQQLPAPTSVGPNANPLDLFPQGLPAMGSNASSAGTLDFLRNSQQFQALRAMVQANPQILQPMLQELGKQNPHLMRLIQEHQADFLRLINEPVEGEGDPLGQLASSVPQAVSVTPEEREAIERLEAMGFERTLVLEVFFACNKNEELAANYLLDHMHEFEE from the exons ATGAAGGTTTTTGTGAAAACTCTGAAAGGAACTAATTTCGAGATCGAAGTTAAACCTGAAGACACG GTGGAAGATGTGAAGAAAAACGTAGAGAAAATACAAGGTAGAGATGTATACCCAGCTGAACAACAGATGTTAATTTATCAGGGAAAAGTACTCAAGGATAATACAACACTTGAGGAAAATAAAGTTGCTGAAAATACTTTTATCGTCGTTATGCTGAGCAAG ACCAAAGTATCTCCTGGTGGAGTGTCAACTGTCTCATCCGCACAAACAAGTCAA GCTCAACCTGCAAGTACTTTGCCTCCTACCACAACACAACCAGCAACAACTGCTCAATCTCCTGCACCAACTGCAGAGAT ACCACAATCCGCTTCTGAATCTACACCTGCTGTAGTTAATCCTATTTC CAGTTCAGAAACGGACATATATGGACAAGCAGCCTCAAATCTCGTTGCAGGAAGTAATTTAGAGTCTACTGTTCAACAGATACTGGACATGGGAGGAGGAAGTTGGGATCGTGAAACTGTTGTGCGTGCTCTGCGTGCTGCATTTAACAACCCTGCAAGGGCTGTTGAGTATCTATACTCT GGGATTCCTGAGCAAGCAGAAGTCCAACCAGTACCCCGAGTTCCTGCTAGTGCGCAGGCTGCAAATCCACCTGCCCCAGCTCAACAACTACCTGCCCCAACCAGTGTTGGGCCCAATGCTAACCCTTTAGATCTTTTCCCACAG GGTCTTCCCGCTATGGGATCCAATGCTTCTAGTGCAGGCACGTTGGATTTTTTGCGCAATAGTCAACAG TTCCAAGCTTTGCGAGCCATGGTGCAAGCAAACCCCCAAATCCTCCAG CCTATGCTTCAGGAACTAGGGAAGCAGAATCCACACCTTATGCGGCTTATTCAAGAACACCAAGCTGACTTCTTGCGGTTGATAAATGAACCTGTTGAAGGAGAGGG GGACCCGCTTGGTCAGTTGGCCTCATCAGTTCCCCAAGCTGTCTCTGTGACCCCTGAGGAGCGTGAAGCAATTGAACGA CTTGAAGCAATGGGCTTTGAACGAACTTTAGTATTGGAGGTGTTCTTTGCATGCAACAAGAATGAAGAACTGGCAGCCAACTATCTACTAGACCACATGCATGAGTTTGAGGAATGA